In Flavobacteriales bacterium, the following proteins share a genomic window:
- a CDS encoding TerB family tellurite resistance protein, translating to MKTRKFNKVIAGYHILMIISNSDGEFSPEEGLMMVDYLSESFPFNVNLDNELEELSKLPRDEYYNHFVKAMGDFYEDSTEKERIDFLNKAVKMVIADKKITVEENQFLNELFNGWDIEHLEG from the coding sequence ATGAAAACGAGAAAGTTTAACAAGGTAATCGCCGGCTATCATATATTAATGATTATATCTAATTCGGATGGTGAGTTTTCGCCCGAAGAAGGTTTAATGATGGTCGATTATCTCAGTGAAAGTTTCCCATTTAATGTCAACCTCGATAATGAATTAGAGGAATTATCGAAATTACCGAGAGACGAATATTACAATCACTTTGTGAAAGCAATGGGCGATTTTTATGAGGATTCTACAGAGAAAGAACGCATCGATTTTTTAAATAAAGCAGTTAAAATGGTGATTGCCGATAAAAAAATTACGGTCGAGGAAAACCAGTTTCTGAATGAATTATTTAATGGATGGGATATTGAACACCTGGAAGGGTAA
- the mutS gene encoding DNA mismatch repair protein MutS has translation MKQYNAIKAKHPDALLLFRVGDFYETFGEDAVKTSRVLGIILTKRHNGSAGEMELAGFPHHSLDSYLPKLVRAGFRVAICDQLEDPKMVKGIVKRGVTELVTPGVSYNEKVLENKSNNFLAAVHFSDSAAGVAFLDVSTGEFLTAQGNFDYIDKLLQSFKPSEVLFQKQHHKRFTEKFGDRFYTFRLEDWVFTPDFANEILLRHFGTQSLKGFGIENIPLGIIAAGATLHYLADTAHDKTAHISSLSRIEEDQYVWLDRFTIRNLELLFSPNDQAKTLIDILDFTLTPMGGRLLKRWMVLPLKDKNKIQDRQDTVDAIIRNETALNFFENKLSGLGDLERLISKAAVGRVNPRELGHLFRSLQVIEPIKSFCRESDNASLQRIGEQLNPCESIRNKIAAELEEDAPVALGKGHVIRKGINPELDELRGLMYSGKDYLLQIQQRESEKTGIPSLKVAFNNVFGYYLEVTHTHKDKVPSEWIRKQTLTNAERYITEELKEYETKILGAEEKILALETKLFNDLVAALSDYIQIIQYNAQLLAQIDVFYSFARAALINGYTKPEINEGKTLNIHLGRHPVIEKSLPEGVPYVPNDIYLDNDQQQIIMITGPNMAGKSALLRQTALIVLMAQMGSFVPAQSAQIGIIDKVFTRVGASDNISSGESTFMVEMNETSSILNNISDRSLILLDEIGRGTSTYDGISIAWAIAEFLHDNGKARPKTLFATHYHELNDMEGTFPRIKNFNVSVKESGNKVIFMRKLVPGGSEHSFGIHVAKLAGMPSKVVLRANEILSQLEASHGAAERGEKTGKKSPVAGDEMQLSFFQLDDPVLSQIRDEIENTDINTLTPVEALMKLNEIKKLIGK, from the coding sequence ATGAAGCAGTATAATGCCATCAAAGCGAAGCATCCTGATGCCTTGTTGTTATTTCGGGTGGGCGACTTTTATGAAACTTTCGGAGAAGATGCCGTTAAAACTTCAAGAGTTTTAGGAATCATTTTAACGAAAAGACATAATGGGTCTGCAGGTGAAATGGAGCTTGCCGGTTTTCCTCATCATTCGCTGGACAGTTATTTACCGAAACTTGTTCGTGCTGGATTTCGCGTTGCGATTTGTGATCAGCTGGAAGATCCTAAAATGGTTAAGGGCATTGTAAAGCGTGGCGTTACCGAATTGGTTACTCCGGGTGTTTCGTACAATGAAAAAGTACTGGAAAATAAAAGCAATAATTTTCTGGCAGCAGTTCATTTTTCAGATTCGGCAGCAGGAGTTGCATTTCTGGATGTCTCTACCGGCGAATTCCTGACCGCTCAGGGGAATTTCGACTACATCGATAAACTGCTTCAGAGTTTCAAGCCCAGTGAGGTATTATTTCAAAAGCAGCATCATAAAAGATTTACGGAAAAATTCGGAGACCGGTTTTATACATTTCGTTTAGAAGATTGGGTGTTTACACCCGATTTTGCCAATGAAATTTTACTCCGGCATTTCGGCACGCAATCGCTAAAAGGTTTCGGAATTGAAAATATTCCATTGGGAATTATTGCTGCCGGAGCAACCTTGCATTATCTGGCAGATACAGCACATGATAAAACAGCCCATATATCTTCCCTTTCACGCATTGAGGAAGATCAATATGTGTGGCTGGATCGTTTTACCATTCGAAATCTGGAATTATTATTCAGTCCGAACGATCAGGCAAAAACATTGATTGACATTTTAGATTTCACGCTAACTCCAATGGGTGGCCGACTCCTGAAACGCTGGATGGTACTTCCGCTTAAGGACAAAAACAAAATTCAGGATCGTCAGGATACCGTAGATGCGATTATCCGCAACGAAACGGCGCTTAATTTTTTCGAAAATAAATTATCCGGATTAGGCGATCTGGAACGCTTAATTTCTAAAGCTGCAGTTGGACGAGTTAATCCGCGTGAACTGGGACATTTATTTCGCTCGCTTCAGGTGATTGAACCGATAAAATCTTTTTGCCGCGAAAGTGATAATGCTTCACTTCAACGCATCGGAGAACAGTTAAACCCCTGCGAATCGATTCGAAATAAAATTGCTGCTGAGCTGGAAGAAGATGCTCCGGTTGCATTGGGAAAAGGTCATGTTATACGAAAAGGAATTAATCCTGAACTGGATGAACTGCGTGGTTTAATGTATTCGGGGAAAGATTATTTATTGCAAATACAACAAAGAGAATCTGAAAAAACGGGAATACCTTCACTTAAAGTAGCATTCAATAATGTCTTCGGTTATTATTTAGAAGTTACCCATACGCATAAGGACAAAGTCCCTTCTGAATGGATTCGTAAGCAAACGTTGACCAATGCTGAACGATACATTACAGAAGAATTAAAAGAATACGAAACAAAAATTCTGGGTGCAGAGGAAAAAATTCTCGCCCTGGAAACAAAATTATTTAATGATCTCGTTGCTGCATTATCGGATTACATTCAAATTATCCAGTACAATGCTCAATTACTTGCGCAGATAGATGTTTTCTACAGTTTTGCAAGAGCTGCACTAATCAATGGTTATACCAAACCGGAAATTAATGAGGGAAAAACATTAAATATTCATTTGGGTCGACATCCGGTTATAGAAAAATCTTTACCCGAAGGTGTTCCTTATGTACCGAATGATATTTATCTCGATAACGATCAGCAACAAATCATTATGATAACCGGTCCGAATATGGCCGGTAAATCTGCCCTGCTTCGTCAGACTGCGCTGATTGTTTTAATGGCACAAATGGGTTCTTTTGTTCCGGCACAATCTGCACAAATCGGAATTATCGATAAAGTATTTACACGCGTTGGTGCTTCAGATAATATTTCGTCAGGAGAATCAACCTTTATGGTTGAAATGAATGAAACCAGCAGTATTCTGAATAACATTTCCGACCGCAGTTTAATTCTACTTGATGAAATCGGTAGAGGAACGAGTACCTACGACGGAATTTCAATTGCCTGGGCCATTGCCGAGTTTTTGCACGATAACGGTAAAGCGCGACCAAAAACGTTATTCGCTACCCATTACCACGAACTAAACGACATGGAAGGTACTTTCCCTCGCATTAAGAACTTTAATGTTTCGGTAAAAGAATCAGGAAACAAAGTCATTTTCATGCGAAAATTAGTACCAGGTGGTAGTGAGCATAGTTTCGGAATACACGTTGCAAAACTCGCAGGAATGCCCTCCAAAGTGGTTTTAAGAGCCAATGAAATACTTTCTCAACTCGAAGCTTCCCACGGAGCTGCAGAACGAGGAGAAAAAACCGGGAAAAAATCACCCGTTGCGGGTGATGAAATGCAGCTTAGCTTTTTTCAATTGGATGATCCGGTTTTATCTCAAATCCGCGATGAGATTGAAAATACCGACATCAATACGCTCACTCCCGTAGAAGCTTTGATGAAGCTGAACGAAATAAAAAAACTTATCGGAAAATAA
- a CDS encoding RNA methyltransferase: protein MAIKNKKLKLEELDRVNVDQFKQLKKIELIIVLDNIRSHHNVGSVFRTADAFKVSKILLCGYTPCPPHRDIHKTALGATDSVDWTYFKSTTEAVEWLKNENYVVYAIEQTENSLKLDQLNINSAEKYALVFGNEVGGVDQEVIDLCNGSIEIPQYGTKHSLNISVCAGIVMWDFFKPLNK from the coding sequence ATGGCAATCAAGAATAAGAAACTTAAACTGGAGGAGCTCGATCGTGTGAACGTGGATCAGTTTAAACAATTGAAAAAAATTGAGCTGATAATTGTTTTGGATAATATTAGAAGTCATCATAACGTAGGTTCTGTTTTTCGTACTGCCGATGCTTTTAAGGTTTCTAAAATTTTACTTTGCGGATATACGCCTTGTCCACCACACCGGGATATCCATAAAACAGCACTGGGGGCAACCGATTCGGTGGATTGGACTTATTTTAAATCAACCACAGAAGCAGTTGAATGGCTGAAGAATGAAAACTATGTGGTTTATGCAATAGAGCAAACGGAAAACTCATTGAAATTGGATCAGCTTAACATTAATTCCGCTGAAAAATATGCCCTTGTTTTTGGCAATGAAGTGGGAGGGGTGGATCAGGAAGTTATTGACTTATGCAATGGAAGTATTGAAATTCCTCAATATGGAACAAAACACTCACTGAATATTTCTGTTTGTGCGGGGATTGTTATGTGGGATTTTTTTAAACCTTTAAATAAATAG
- a CDS encoding copper resistance protein NlpE, protein MKKAILGFILLLFISCGGGPSIEGSWAMESVSGEELSEREKAAVFTFHGDGTITVSMDGREEKGTWKWTEDKKDIILQPEGRKEETMMGVTIEGDLLKFKSKDNDIVLKRK, encoded by the coding sequence ATGAAAAAAGCAATTTTAGGATTTATCCTTTTGTTGTTCATCTCCTGTGGGGGTGGACCATCCATCGAAGGTAGCTGGGCAATGGAATCTGTTTCCGGCGAAGAATTAAGCGAACGCGAAAAAGCAGCAGTGTTTACATTCCATGGTGATGGAACAATTACTGTTTCTATGGATGGCAGGGAAGAAAAGGGGACATGGAAATGGACCGAAGACAAAAAGGATATTATTCTTCAACCTGAAGGAAGAAAAGAAGAAACCATGATGGGTGTAACCATCGAGGGTGACCTCTTGAAATTTAAATCGAAGGACAACGATATCGTTTTAAAACGAAAGTAA
- a CDS encoding HYR domain-containing protein has translation MKKLLLMVWATSFHLLGTAQTHTVDYHEATGVNGGITASVNFNYLSTCQTSVSLDGSCGIWNGFVWSSGNFSVIVNGTNLGSFPTPTTLDLTPYIPITSLQVTSNAGTWHTVDASLHVTSNSASAPALPTTPITSYTYCQGATAAQLMASLNGTGASLRWYTDQYGSGHTTTAPTPSTAAVGTRYYGVSQLDAGGCEGPRQLIQVNVVSAANQSVSLISSSLICSGSTDVHLGGSEAGMNYYLRNDADNTVIGGPVAGTGAAIDLNTGVTTTTTTYNVYAQSASGALDFDGVDDYVDCGNSAPLTITGDITLETWVKVDATSSDWVRLVGKGDFINRNYGLWLNPSGFILWQIYGTTDLNLSTTNVITPGSGWHHIAATRSGSICKIYLDGVEMASTTYTGVPLTTTSPLTIGAGVPGVHKPLIGQMDETRVWNVARSQSEIRSAMYKCLVGTETGLVAYYKYENGVNSTTLTDVLGGANGTLTNMNPAQDWVSGSGTCGSCSAEMTSTPTLTVNALSNQTTAATAAIVCPNTGTTITTASSQSGVTYYLRNDATNAVVDGPTTGTGSALTFSTGNLSSTTTYNVYAESNVNGILLDGVNDEIITTDQVSIGGRSFSVEVWAKRNSIGTNDFIVSQGTPGTDQALHFGFRGSNEFTMAFWADDINTAAITDLNWHHWVGTYDAITNTQNLYMDGVLAATRIASGDYNGSGVVHVGNTGWGADNFGGNLDELRIWNYALSASEVSANMSNCVNGNEMGLLLYYNFNQVSGSTTATDHSVNANEGILTNVDENIAWQTGVSNCSCNLEMTNTVTVTVQDNAPTVATSTSNINVNVDASTCGAIVNYTSPTFNDDCDGNGLSGTLTAGLSSGSLFPVGITTVTYAYTDASSQTTNSSFTVTVVDNEAPVLASMPTDVTIAANNNGCTGIVTWTEPTASDVCGGTVVITSDYASGDAFTVGTTTVTYTATDDAGNFTTSSFDVTVTNDFAVVGVVTGDVSCNGGNDGFIDITISGGTAPYTVIWDGTINSEDLSGLSAGTYSGFATDANGCADAGSVTIFEPSAIDVTVDFTTDPSVCGLNDGTASITVNGGTVSANYGFSWTDGGSYSSSNEDPTDLAAGSYTVTVTDDNSCTGTASLSVVDPNGPTVSLNASSVLNLNCNGDVTGDIQIDVVLNGTATSATYLWNDVNGSTTEDISGVSAGSYTLEVTDNNNCIATIDVDVIEPDAIDISTAITNVTCNGNQNGSIDITVTGGISPYSFNWVDPNNFTSVTEDVNGLHGGDYTVTITDDNGCTASSIVTVNEPSVMAATAIGFDEMQGNDGSVNLIVTGGSAPYGYSWTGPNGFTSTTEDPSGLVAGTYDVIVTDANGCTENAQVTIGSQVGVSELNTVQVSIYPNPSNGIFNLTLSNAGQYNVSAINAVGQVVLTKSVNGTQTTIDLSTFERGVYFITIENASNKMVQRVVLMD, from the coding sequence ATGAAAAAACTTTTACTGATGGTTTGGGCCACATCCTTCCACTTGCTAGGGACGGCTCAGACACACACTGTAGACTATCATGAAGCTACAGGTGTAAATGGAGGAATTACAGCCTCGGTCAATTTTAACTATTTGTCAACTTGCCAAACATCGGTTAGTCTGGATGGTAGTTGTGGAATTTGGAACGGCTTTGTATGGAGCAGTGGAAACTTCTCCGTAATTGTAAACGGAACGAATTTGGGTTCATTTCCTACCCCTACTACTTTAGATTTAACACCATATATTCCGATTACCAGTTTACAGGTGACTTCCAATGCCGGTACATGGCATACGGTAGATGCTAGCTTGCATGTTACTTCTAACTCAGCATCTGCTCCTGCATTGCCAACTACACCAATAACTAGTTATACCTATTGCCAGGGTGCAACTGCTGCCCAATTAATGGCATCTTTAAATGGAACAGGTGCTTCTTTGCGTTGGTATACGGATCAATATGGTTCCGGACATACAACAACTGCTCCAACACCAAGTACTGCTGCAGTGGGTACACGCTATTATGGCGTATCTCAGCTTGATGCCGGTGGTTGTGAAGGTCCACGTCAATTAATTCAGGTAAATGTTGTTTCTGCAGCAAATCAATCAGTGTCCCTGATTTCAAGTTCGCTGATTTGTTCCGGTTCAACCGATGTTCACCTTGGTGGATCTGAAGCCGGAATGAACTACTATTTGCGCAACGATGCCGACAATACTGTAATTGGTGGTCCTGTTGCAGGAACCGGTGCGGCGATTGATTTAAATACTGGTGTTACCACTACAACAACTACGTATAATGTATATGCACAATCTGCCTCCGGTGCTTTGGATTTTGATGGTGTAGATGATTATGTTGATTGTGGTAATAGCGCTCCATTAACTATCACAGGTGATATTACATTAGAAACCTGGGTAAAAGTGGATGCTACTTCTTCTGATTGGGTTCGCCTTGTTGGTAAAGGAGATTTTATTAATCGTAACTATGGACTTTGGCTGAATCCTTCCGGATTTATTTTATGGCAAATCTATGGAACAACAGATTTGAATTTGTCTACAACAAATGTGATCACTCCTGGTTCAGGTTGGCATCACATCGCTGCTACGCGTTCCGGTTCTATTTGTAAAATTTATTTAGACGGAGTGGAAATGGCCAGTACTACCTATACAGGCGTTCCTCTTACTACTACCAGTCCGCTAACCATTGGTGCCGGAGTACCTGGTGTACATAAACCATTAATCGGACAAATGGATGAAACGCGTGTTTGGAATGTTGCTCGTTCTCAATCTGAAATTCGCTCTGCTATGTATAAATGTCTTGTTGGAACAGAAACAGGATTAGTGGCTTATTACAAATATGAAAACGGTGTTAACTCAACCACATTAACTGATGTTTTGGGTGGAGCAAATGGAACGCTTACAAATATGAATCCGGCACAAGACTGGGTTAGCGGTTCCGGAACTTGCGGTTCTTGTTCGGCTGAAATGACAAGCACTCCTACACTTACTGTAAATGCACTTTCAAATCAAACAACTGCTGCAACTGCTGCAATTGTTTGTCCAAATACAGGAACTACAATTACCACCGCTTCATCACAAAGTGGTGTTACCTATTATTTGCGTAACGATGCAACTAATGCTGTAGTTGATGGTCCAACTACCGGAACGGGAAGTGCCTTAACTTTCTCTACAGGAAATTTATCTTCAACCACTACTTATAACGTTTATGCGGAGAGCAATGTGAATGGAATTTTATTGGATGGTGTAAATGATGAAATCATTACTACCGATCAGGTTTCGATAGGAGGAAGATCTTTCTCTGTTGAAGTTTGGGCCAAAAGAAATTCAATTGGAACAAATGATTTTATCGTATCACAAGGTACACCTGGTACAGACCAGGCATTGCATTTTGGATTCAGAGGAAGCAATGAGTTTACCATGGCATTTTGGGCTGACGATATCAACACTGCTGCAATTACCGACTTAAACTGGCACCATTGGGTAGGCACTTATGATGCAATTACCAATACACAAAATCTGTATATGGATGGCGTATTGGCAGCAACACGTATTGCATCGGGAGATTACAACGGATCAGGTGTAGTACATGTTGGTAATACGGGTTGGGGAGCAGATAATTTTGGCGGTAATCTGGATGAATTAAGAATCTGGAATTACGCTTTATCAGCAAGTGAAGTATCGGCGAACATGAGCAATTGTGTAAATGGTAATGAAATGGGATTGTTGTTGTATTACAACTTTAATCAGGTTTCTGGAAGCACAACTGCAACTGATCATTCTGTGAATGCAAACGAAGGTATCCTTACCAATGTTGATGAAAATATCGCATGGCAAACCGGTGTATCAAACTGTTCATGCAATTTGGAGATGACCAATACAGTAACTGTTACTGTACAGGATAATGCTCCAACAGTTGCGACTTCCACCTCTAATATCAATGTAAACGTTGATGCTTCTACATGTGGAGCAATTGTGAACTATACTTCACCTACATTTAATGATGATTGTGATGGTAATGGTTTATCAGGAACATTAACTGCAGGTTTATCTTCAGGTTCTTTATTCCCTGTTGGGATAACAACCGTTACGTATGCATACACCGACGCTTCTTCACAAACAACCAATTCATCATTTACTGTGACTGTTGTAGACAATGAAGCACCTGTTTTAGCATCTATGCCAACAGATGTTACCATTGCTGCTAATAATAATGGTTGTACAGGAATTGTTACATGGACAGAACCTACAGCAAGTGATGTATGTGGAGGAACTGTAGTAATTACTTCAGATTATGCTTCAGGTGATGCATTTACAGTTGGTACTACTACTGTAACCTATACAGCAACGGATGATGCCGGTAATTTTACCACATCTTCTTTTGATGTTACAGTAACGAATGATTTTGCAGTTGTAGGAGTAGTAACAGGAGATGTTTCATGTAATGGTGGTAATGATGGATTCATCGATATTACTATTAGCGGTGGAACAGCTCCATATACTGTAATTTGGGACGGAACTATCAACTCGGAAGATTTATCAGGTTTATCAGCAGGTACCTATTCTGGTTTTGCTACTGATGCCAATGGATGTGCAGATGCAGGAAGCGTTACTATTTTTGAACCTTCTGCAATAGATGTTACCGTAGATTTCACTACTGATCCTTCAGTATGCGGATTAAACGACGGTACAGCTTCTATTACTGTTAATGGTGGTACTGTAAGTGCTAACTATGGATTTAGTTGGACTGATGGTGGCAGCTATTCTTCAAGCAATGAAGATCCAACAGATCTGGCTGCAGGTTCATACACAGTAACTGTTACCGACGATAATTCATGTACCGGAACAGCTTCACTTTCTGTTGTAGATCCAAATGGTCCGACCGTTAGTTTAAATGCCAGCTCTGTGTTGAATTTAAATTGTAATGGTGATGTAACAGGAGATATTCAAATTGATGTAGTACTTAACGGAACTGCAACTTCTGCTACTTATTTGTGGAATGATGTGAACGGCAGCACTACTGAAGATATTTCAGGAGTAAGCGCAGGATCATATACACTTGAAGTTACCGATAACAACAACTGTATCGCAACGATTGATGTAGATGTTATAGAGCCGGATGCTATTGATATTTCAACTGCAATTACCAATGTAACATGTAATGGAAATCAAAATGGTTCAATTGATATTACTGTAACAGGAGGAATTTCTCCTTATTCATTTAACTGGGTGGATCCAAACAATTTCACTTCTGTAACTGAAGATGTAAATGGACTTCACGGTGGTGATTATACAGTAACTATTACAGATGATAATGGATGTACAGCTTCGTCTATTGTTACCGTAAATGAACCTTCAGTTATGGCAGCAACTGCCATCGGTTTCGATGAAATGCAAGGAAATGATGGTTCTGTTAACCTGATTGTAACCGGTGGTTCTGCACCATATGGATACAGTTGGACAGGTCCAAACGGATTTACTTCTACTACCGAAGATCCTTCTGGATTAGTTGCAGGAACCTATGATGTAATTGTAACGGATGCAAATGGCTGTACAGAAAATGCCCAAGTAACGATCGGTTCTCAGGTTGGAGTTAGCGAATTGAATACTGTTCAGGTTTCAATTTATCCAAATCCTTCCAATGGAATCTTTAATCTTACATTAAGTAATGCTGGTCAGTACAATGTAAGTGCAATCAATGCAGTTGGACAAGTTGTATTAACAAAATCTGTAAATGGAACTCAAACAACGATTGATTTAAGCACCTTCGAACGTGGAGTTTATTTTATCACTATAGAAAACGCTTCGAACAAAATGGTTCAGCGTGTAGTGTTGATGGACTAA
- a CDS encoding four helix bundle protein, with amino-acid sequence MFEFQNLEVYKKAKAFHSECRKLINTNRLDNYVKDQLGRASFSIPLNIAEGSGKFSKADRKSFFVIARASVFECVAVLDILSDEEVISKESFQSLVEKAEELFKILFSMIRNLS; translated from the coding sequence ATGTTTGAATTCCAAAATTTAGAAGTTTATAAAAAGGCTAAGGCATTTCACTCCGAGTGCAGAAAGCTAATTAATACTAACAGGCTAGATAATTACGTGAAGGACCAATTAGGGAGAGCTTCATTCAGTATTCCCTTAAACATTGCCGAAGGGAGTGGGAAATTTTCAAAGGCAGACAGAAAAAGTTTCTTTGTCATTGCAAGGGCTTCTGTTTTTGAATGTGTAGCGGTTTTAGATATACTAAGTGATGAAGAAGTAATTTCAAAAGAATCATTTCAATCACTTGTTGAAAAGGCTGAAGAACTTTTCAAGATCCTATTTTCAATGATTAGGAACCTGAGTTAA
- a CDS encoding T9SS type A sorting domain-containing protein, translating into MRTVVLLFALSFSMLLKAQDFAPVGATWTYTENWAFSAQIGPATMTCIADTTIEGIPCKKLNGGITGCSPFDQNNNYVYKDGTGKVFYYSFYYQQFYMLYDFGAAIGDAWSIPVYGFGWLEDTLQVSVVDTSSVIYNGYTLKTTSLHFNNFTGNDFYFGGVDGVAIENLGLPSGFFPGFHMACDMNFYSDIRCYSDSIIGFIDFDPNLDCNYFTTGVIDQTGNSGWTIFPNPVIDYLTVSGEGQGSFTISIFDSAGKLVLIQNDISYNGKVKLNLESLTKGYYFAKLSSQSSNQTFKIIKL; encoded by the coding sequence ATGCGTACAGTTGTTTTACTCTTTGCTTTATCGTTTAGCATGTTGCTAAAAGCACAAGATTTTGCTCCTGTTGGAGCTACCTGGACCTACACGGAAAATTGGGCTTTTTCGGCGCAGATTGGTCCGGCTACCATGACCTGCATTGCAGATACAACCATAGAAGGAATTCCCTGCAAGAAATTGAATGGCGGAATTACGGGCTGCTCTCCGTTCGACCAAAACAACAATTACGTTTATAAAGACGGCACAGGAAAAGTGTTTTATTATTCATTTTATTACCAGCAGTTTTACATGCTATACGATTTTGGAGCAGCAATCGGAGATGCCTGGTCCATTCCTGTTTATGGTTTTGGTTGGTTAGAAGATACGCTCCAGGTTTCTGTGGTAGATACTTCCTCAGTAATTTACAATGGCTACACTTTAAAGACGACCTCATTGCACTTTAATAATTTCACCGGAAATGATTTTTATTTTGGTGGTGTAGATGGAGTGGCAATAGAAAATTTGGGATTACCATCGGGATTTTTTCCCGGATTTCATATGGCTTGTGACATGAATTTCTATTCCGATATACGTTGCTATTCCGATTCCATAATCGGCTTTATCGATTTCGATCCCAATCTTGATTGTAATTATTTTACCACCGGGGTGATTGATCAAACTGGAAATTCCGGGTGGACAATTTTCCCGAATCCTGTCATTGATTATTTAACCGTAAGTGGAGAAGGACAAGGATCGTTTACTATTTCCATTTTTGATAGTGCAGGTAAATTGGTGTTGATTCAAAATGATATTTCCTATAATGGAAAAGTTAAATTGAATCTCGAATCATTAACCAAAGGGTATTATTTTGCTAAACTTTCTTCTCAATCCTCAAACCAAACTTTTAAAATAATTAAACTATGA